A region of the Pseudostreptobacillus hongkongensis genome:
TACCTGCAAAAGATGAAAAAGATTGATAAGGTGAATCTCCATAACCTGTAGGTCCTATAGGTAATATTTGCCATAATTGTGTTCCTGTTTTTGATAAGAAATCAGCAAACTCATATGCTTCTTTTCCTAAACTTCCTATACCATAATCACTCCATAATGATGATATATGCATAATAATACCACATTTTCTATCAGTATTTATATTTTTATAATCATAATTTTTTTCCATTAAAACTCCTTTATTTTATAATTTCTGTTTGCACTACTATATAATTTTTAGCATTTTCTTTATTTTCTATTTTATTAGTAAGTAATTCTACAGTTCCCATTGCCAGATCCCTATATTGTATATCTACAGTTAAAAAATCATAATTTAAATATGTTCTAAGTTTAGTGTTATTAAATCCTGTAACTTCAACTTTTAAATCTAAATCCTTTATAGCACGCATAGCTCCTATTGCTAATACATCATCTGTTGTTATTATTACATCTACTACATTTTTACTTAAAAAATTTTTTACTATTTGGTATGATTCAGTAGTTGTAAACTTGGTATTTAAAATATATTCTTTATTAACTTTAATATTATACTTATTAAGAGCATCTAAATATCCTTGTTTTCTATGTTTAGAAACCGTTAAATTCTTAGGACCTGATAAAAATGCTAATTCTTTTTTACCTTTTTTAATACATATTTCTGTTATATCATAACAAGATTTAACATTATCATTATCAACCCAAAGTCTACTTTTTTTATTCTCCGGTGTTCCTATAACTACATATGGAAAATCTATACTTTGTAAATACTCTATATCTTTTTCTCCTTCAACAAAGTTCATAAAAATTAATCCATCTATTCTATTTGTCCTTATTAATTTATATATTCCATCATATACTTCTTCGTTATTGTTTAATTGAAGGTATAGAATGTAGTAACCTTTATCTAAAGCAAATTTATTAATATATGCCAATGTTTCTGTAAAGAAATCATTTTGAAGAGCATTTTGATTTCCGTTTATAACTACACCAATAATATTACTACTACTTTTAGTAAGTGATACTGCAGCAGAATTTGGGAAATAGTCTAATTCTTTGATTATTTCCATAACCCTAGTTTTTGTTTTAGTACTTATAAGTTGGCTATTTGACATAACTCTTGATACTGTTGCTTCACTAACATTTGCAGCTTTAGCTACATCTTTTATTGTAATCTTTTTCATAACTGTATCTACTATATAAATAGCAATTTCCTTTCTAATAATTTTGTAATGCAACCCCTTACATAAAATTATACCTTATTTTCAAAAAAATTCAATAGCTAATACAAAAAAATATACATCTTTAAACTTTATGATAATCTTTAAATCATCTTGTAATTTTTAATGTATATTCATATTTATATCTATTTTATTTACCATATTCCATACAAATCTTTTTTAAATATCTTTTCATTGTATTATATACTTTTACATTGTATTTTACACACAATTGTCTACAGTTAATATTATTTATATAATAATCTTTATATATTTTTTCTTTGTTTTCATCTAAATATTGACGTTCTTCTTTTGAACTTCGTTCATAAATAACATTATCAACACCATGAACCCTACATCTTTCAGCAAAAATTTTAAGTCTTAATGTATCAACATGATATTCCTTACTTAATTTAGCCATAGATTTGCTATTTACTTTACTCAATAATTCAAAAGTTTTATCAATAGATATACCTAAATCACTCACCACTTGCTTATTTTCATTTACAATATCACTAACCACTTTTTTTGATACACCCAAAGTTTTAAATATGTATCCTTGTGATTTATTTTGGTTATATAGTTATATAATTTTATCAATATTTTTATTGTAATCTGCTTCATACTTATTTCTTATATCTATATTATTTTCATCACAATACTTCTTAAATCCTTGAATTAATGTAATAATACTTTTAAGCTATATCCTTTATTTACTTTTAAATCATAAAATTCTGAATAATCAACACTACTTTTCTTTCTTAATTTAGTTATTTCTAAATTATTATTTTTAACATATTCTAAAAGTTTTTCTCTTAAA
Encoded here:
- a CDS encoding LacI family DNA-binding transcriptional regulator, with the protein product MKKITIKDVAKAANVSEATVSRVMSNSQLISTKTKTRVMEIIKELDYFPNSAAVSLTKSSSNIIGVVINGNQNALQNDFFTETLAYINKFALDKGYYILYLQLNNNEEVYDGIYKLIRTNRIDGLIFMNFVEGEKDIEYLQSIDFPYVVIGTPENKKSRLWVDNDNVKSCYDITEICIKKGKKELAFLSGPKNLTVSKHRKQGYLDALNKYNIKVNKEYILNTKFTTTESYQIVKNFLSKNVVDVIITTDDVLAIGAMRAIKDLDLKVEVTGFNNTKLRTYLNYDFLTVDIQYRDLAMGTVELLTNKIENKENAKNYIVVQTEIIK